A genome region from Candidatus Omnitrophota bacterium includes the following:
- a CDS encoding vitamin B12-dependent ribonucleotide reductase — translation MDLKLSPNAVKVLERRYLRKDQGGSLIETPEQLFVRVAGAIAIADKLYGAGEQELKLLTDSFFKMMVNLEFLPNSPCLMNAGKELGQLSACFTLPIEDSMESIFETLKVTSLIHKSGGGTGFNFSRLRPKNAVVKTTGGVASGPISFMRVYDAATEAVKQGGTRRGANMGILRVDHPDIMEFITCKENNNHITNFNISVAITDEFMRRLARGEDYDLIDPHTHKPVQKINSKDVFNLIVKQAHKNGEPGIIFIDRINQYNPTPKLGEIESTNPCGEQPLLPYESCDLGSINLDQMFKKVGTRCEINWDRLKEVTSLAVHFLDNLIDVNKFPLPEIEQATKATRKIGLGVMGWASLLIRLNIPYNSEEAVNLAEKVMSFILDEANKKSLELGKKKGVFPAFKESIYDRKDGSTRMRNATLTTIAPTGTISIIGGPCSSGIEPLFALSYYRKVMDNDKLVEVEPLFEQVAHQRGFYSLKLMEKVAESASIKDIKEIPEDVRRVFVTSHDIAPEWHVRMQAAFQKYVHNATSKTINFPHEATIEEVRKSYIMAFDLGCKGITIYRDRSREEQVLNVGKPKEKQEEQAKHLGLSEGQVFARAKEIAPRPRPEVIIGTTTKVSTGCGNLYVTINIDEDGKPFELFTQMGKAGGCAASQLEATGRLVSLAFRANIEVKSIIEQLRNIRCPSPSWEKGQRIFSCADAIARVIERRLINTQPAVIVSSESVTIPMKHSHDDQLQSSDLDEQVNIVGMCPDCGGALRHEEGCVKCHGCGYSKC, via the coding sequence ATGGATTTAAAATTATCCCCCAATGCCGTCAAGGTTCTTGAGCGCAGGTATTTACGCAAGGACCAGGGGGGCTCGCTCATCGAGACCCCGGAGCAGTTGTTCGTTCGTGTAGCAGGCGCTATTGCTATTGCGGACAAACTTTACGGGGCAGGAGAGCAGGAGCTAAAGCTTCTTACGGATTCATTTTTTAAGATGATGGTTAATTTAGAATTTTTGCCGAATTCTCCCTGTTTAATGAACGCGGGAAAAGAATTAGGGCAACTCTCAGCTTGTTTTACCCTTCCCATTGAAGATTCAATGGAGTCGATTTTTGAGACCTTGAAGGTCACTAGCCTTATTCATAAATCCGGCGGCGGCACAGGTTTTAATTTTTCTCGCCTGCGCCCTAAAAATGCCGTAGTTAAAACTACAGGTGGCGTAGCAAGCGGGCCGATTTCATTTATGCGTGTATATGATGCGGCAACTGAGGCGGTCAAACAAGGGGGAACCCGACGCGGGGCAAATATGGGGATCTTGCGCGTCGACCATCCGGATATTATGGAGTTTATTACTTGCAAGGAGAATAATAATCATATTACTAACTTTAATATTTCCGTTGCCATTACTGATGAGTTTATGCGTAGGCTTGCTCGCGGCGAAGATTATGATTTGATTGATCCGCACACGCATAAGCCGGTGCAGAAAATCAATAGTAAGGATGTATTTAATCTAATCGTAAAACAGGCGCACAAAAATGGCGAGCCCGGAATTATTTTCATTGACCGTATTAATCAATATAATCCTACTCCAAAATTAGGGGAAATTGAAAGTACTAATCCTTGTGGCGAACAACCGCTTTTGCCTTATGAAAGTTGCGATTTGGGTTCGATAAATTTAGACCAGATGTTTAAGAAGGTTGGTACGCGTTGTGAAATTAATTGGGACAGGTTAAAAGAGGTTACATCTTTAGCCGTACATTTTCTGGATAATTTAATTGATGTAAATAAATTTCCTCTTCCGGAAATTGAGCAGGCTACCAAGGCTACCCGTAAAATCGGCTTAGGGGTTATGGGTTGGGCGAGTTTATTGATTCGCCTGAATATTCCTTATAATAGCGAAGAGGCTGTGAATTTGGCTGAAAAAGTAATGTCATTTATTTTAGATGAAGCAAATAAAAAATCCTTGGAGTTAGGGAAAAAGAAGGGTGTATTTCCTGCTTTTAAAGAAAGTATTTATGATAGAAAAGACGGTTCGACCAGAATGCGCAATGCTACGCTGACTACCATTGCTCCTACCGGAACCATTAGTATCATTGGCGGGCCATGTTCATCGGGAATCGAGCCTTTGTTTGCGTTATCATATTATCGCAAAGTTATGGATAATGATAAATTAGTGGAAGTAGAGCCACTATTTGAACAGGTTGCCCATCAGAGGGGATTCTATAGTTTGAAGCTTATGGAGAAGGTTGCTGAGAGCGCGTCCATAAAAGATATTAAAGAGATTCCTGAAGATGTGCGCAGAGTTTTTGTAACTAGCCATGATATTGCTCCGGAGTGGCATGTGCGTATGCAGGCAGCTTTTCAGAAATATGTGCATAATGCCACAAGCAAAACAATTAATTTTCCGCATGAAGCAACTATTGAGGAAGTACGAAAATCTTATATTATGGCATTTGATTTAGGCTGTAAAGGCATAACTATTTATCGTGACAGGAGCCGTGAAGAGCAGGTATTAAATGTTGGTAAGCCTAAAGAGAAGCAAGAAGAACAGGCAAAACACCTTGGCCTATCGGAAGGCCAAGTGTTCGCTCGTGCGAAAGAGATTGCCCCCCGTCCGCGTCCGGAAGTAATTATCGGTACGACTACTAAGGTTTCGACCGGTTGTGGCAATCTTTACGTAACTATAAATATCGATGAAGACGGTAAACCGTTTGAGTTATTTACCCAGATGGGTAAAGCCGGAGGCTGCGCAGCCAGCCAGCTGGAAGCAACCGGACGCCTAGTTTCTTTGGCATTTCGCGCCAACATTGAAGTAAAATCTATTATTGAGCAATTGCGTAATATTCGCTGTCCATCTCCTTCCTGGGAAAAAGGGCAGAGAATATTTTCTTGCGCTGATGCTATTGCCCGGGTTATCGAGCGGCGCCTTATAAATACGCAGCCAGCTGTTATTGTATCATCAGAATCGGTGACTATTCCTATGAAGCATTCACATGATGACCAGCTACAGTCATCGGATTTAGATGAGCAGGTAAATATCGTCGGCATGTGTCCTGATTGTGGAGGTGCTTTGCGTCACGAGGAAGGCTGTGTTAAGTGCCACGGCTGCGGTTATTCTAAGTGCTAA